In Nymphaea colorata isolate Beijing-Zhang1983 chromosome 10, ASM883128v2, whole genome shotgun sequence, the genomic stretch CTGATATTTTTGTAGATATTAAAGTACAAACCTAAAGGCCAATACTCCAAGTCTCCAATTTATAACCCTGCAAGCATTAATATAAATTTCCAAACATATATAAACTCTACAAGGACAACCAACACTAATGTAAAATTGCAAACCATAAACAAATTTTGTGCATAACTGCAGATTGCATAAGAAATGAAGAGGCAGTAGGTCAGGTATAGCCGTATCAGCCTTAAAGGTAAAAACTAAATGTCGAAATCCATCTTACAGTAAGAAGTAACCAGTAACAGATTCTTAAAGTATAAATAGTTAACTGTAAAGTTTAAACTGTAAACTGCACAAGATACGGaatatgaagttatgaacaaCCTCAAATTATTCTATTTATTCCTGCAGCGACTGAATATAAGGCAACAAGTCTGGAGATGGAATTCTACGTTCATGTCACCATGAAGAAAGGGATATGTGCTCAGGtaagaaaaatttatatgaTTTACTaccattaataaataaatagacaTATACTACATGGCATGCATATCCAAAGCAActaagagacaaaaaaatgtgaaacaaatttgatgaaaaaaacatgaagaggAGTAAAGCAGAAACTTGTAAACGTGCAGGGTAAAGAACAACATTGGGGCAGCATAAATAGCATTCAGATGAAACTGAAAACACTGAATGATTGTATGAAAAGCATGAGAAATTGAGAATAACCCAAAGTTCCAAATATCGACACCTTGATTTAACGGCTGAGCCTTGAGAGCTTGAGGCTAAACGCATTAAGGCGACACATCCCAAGCCAATACTCACTGGCAGCCGAGAGAAAGGCACAGGAGCagaacgagagagagggaggagtagagcgagagagaggcGCATGAgaagaacaagagagaaagaggcgcACGAGCAGAGCAAGAGAGAGTTTCAGAGCAAGCATAGAGAAAAACAGacagaaagaaggagaaagagtgAGCATAAAAGGTTGGAAAAATAGAGAAACAGacagaaagaaggagaaagagtaAGCATAAAAGGTtggaaaaatagagagagatgcTACTAtccaacaagaaaacaaaaggaaaaaaaacaactagAACTTACTTGAAGCCTGTTTTTTGGTTGACGCCGGTGCAGTCGTCGGAGACACTACTTTTGCCGGAATAGTTAACGAAAATCGTAGATGAGGGTTAACCCTCGTCCCTCCCCGTTAAACCCTTTGTTCTTCCTTATCGAGGGACGAGGGTTTCTTTTCTATAACATGCTGCCTATTACCAAAAGCCCCAACATTTGTTCGTTTTTCACATCGATGCACATAAAACTCGACGGGTTTAATCCCACCCGCAACTCGTTCCAAGTGAACGAGTCGCAACATTAACCCATCTGAGTTTCTGtgaaaaacaaattcaacatAACTCGTTCCGAGTCTTCTTTCACTCGTGACTGGACCGAATCAACCGAGTCACGGCCAAACCCTACCGCGTTTTACGCTTAAAACGATTCCCCCTACTAAGTTAACCTGGTAGGGAGGggagccgagccgagccgagtcAACGAGCTGACTCCGCAGGCTTTTAAACGTTGATACAAACTTTTTGCTGACTCCGCAAGTTTTTAAACGTTGATACAAACTTTTTGAGACCAAATAAGCACACCTGCTTCTGTTTGACATTCAACATTAAGAATGACATGTTTGAAATTGAAGTAGATTTATAAGACACTTTTTAAGTGTATTATGAATCTACCCCtctaattttgaagcaaattcTTTAAACACTCACACGTTGTCCTTAATGCAAAGCAGTCGGGAAAGAAGCACCAACGAACAACAGTCAATTGAAAAATCAAGCGACAGAGGTCTTCCTATTTTATTGtgtgaaaagaagaaataatggaaaaaaaaaaaagcccgaaATAATGGTTGCGCCTTCGTGAAATTTCAGCAGTTTCTGACTAATATTGAATCAGTACAGTACACCCCTGGCGCCGCAGAGGAATTACTCTGAATTTGCTcggccaaaccctctcaagggCCATCTGAAGAATAAATCCATCTTTGGGAGTGCGATTCGACAAAGCTAACTCCCAAATGTTAATGTGACTGATGCCACTTTAAGCGGCTCTCTATAAAACCCGCAGAATAGCTCCAAAATGTCTAATTAAACAACACAGGACACTCAGCCTCCCACCTTTTCCCTTACGATGGGCTACTGGTTCTTCATCCTCACAACGGACTGGTTGCGCAGCTGTGCACCAAACATCGGGACTTCGTGTCAGTCTATTAATCGCCAAAGCGCCCATAGattattcatttttctgaagtaAAGACAGGAGATGCTTAGTCTCAGCAgaaaagtttaatttttctgatttaacAACAGTGGCTTTTGTCTGCTGCTCATCACCATAAATctcttctttaattttgagcTTGAATAGATATTGTCTAAATAGAGCATTCTTTATAATCTCTCCAAACCTAGTGTCATCCTCTTTCTCATATTTCAACAAGTACAGTTCCTTTGCAGAACATCCTAGTATCTGCTCCCCTGACTCCTGGAAGGCCGTAACCCATGTCACGCCAGTGTGATCTTGAACTTGGGCCTGAAGAATGTACCTGTAATCGCATTCTAAGAAATCTTGATTGCACCTTTCACAATGCCACCCACCAACGGTAGTCTTTGTAACCTTTCTGTTGCATTGCCTATCTCCCGCCATTAAAGGACAAGCAGTGTAGCAGAACGTATCCACCTTTATGTAAGAGAGGGCTGCTTTAATCGTCACCCAATCTGGCTTACCCATTCTTCCAAGTCCTTCATCTTTAATTTGTGATACATTTTTCCGAATTTCATTTTGATAAAGAGGCATAACATCTCTAGAGATAGACTGCGATGCACCATTTTTGCCTTCCCTTTCAAACCAATCTTTTAGCTTCTGCGACTCTGGGATATCAGGATCTATGAATAGTTGAGTGGTGGAAATTGTCCCGATTGTTTTCCCACTGAAGTCGTTCACTCTACCAGCTTTGACAGCCAAAACAGGATGGAGACCAGAGTCATATAAATCCTGCATTTCTCGACCTTCCTTGTTGCAAAAGTTTCCCCAGAGAGTTAACTCAACGCTTCGACCTGACATATCCTTGAGAGTGAGAATTCTTCTTAGAGTCTCCATGCCATTCTTTCTCAATATAGTAACACACTGACCAACAGACACCAAAACTCCAATGACATCAACCACTGAAGCGTTCTCCATGTTCTCAATTTCGTTGATGGGCCTAAATGAAAAGTTTTGCTGGGGTATAGACACATCCTCATCTGGACAACGATCCACCTTGGAGGTTGAATCCAAGAAAATCTCCCAGTCATTGTTAAGATGGTTAAAATTTCTCTGTGCCGGTTTGATGCTTCCCTTTGATAACGCATACACTCTGCCGACCTCTATAAGTTCGTAAAACCGAtctacaattgaattgaaacaAGTTGCCCGTATTTCACCACCATCAGCATCAAGAAGATCAAAGGAGAATACCTTCCCGTCTCCCCTGGCATTGTTGTAGCGGCGGATATCGCCTTTGGCAGTTACTCTAGCCTTGATTGCCCACCTGCCCTGGTAAGGATTCAAGGCAGCCACAGGAATTATCCTTGCAGGCGCTTCATTCTTCATAATTGGACCTCGATTAGTGTAAGCTGGTGGAGGTCTATAAGAAGGTTGAACACCGGGTTTTGAGCAAAGATTACTCGTTGGACTTTTTAGTTTAACTGCATCGGCTGAATTTTCCAAAGAAGGCATACAAGCCACATCAGATGTCTGCTTATTATTGATTCCTGTCCCAGCTTCAGCACTTGTGCTGGCTTTAGAGTCTGCGAATGGTTTAGGATGACCAATGACCTCACAACTGACAGAAATGATCTCCATGTTCAAAACCATGATAAACCTGTGagaaaaatccaaaagaaagtCATGTTGCTGTTCGCCTCTCTCAAAGAATCCAACGGCTGAAAGAGATTACCaataacagaaacaaaaatatgaaaattgttAATAAGACCACACAGCACAATTGACGCAACTGATCTCCATGTTCAAAAGCATACTAAACCTCCAGAGAATCCAACAGATCAAAGAGATTACCAATAACAGAAATAAGGTATGCAAAGAAACTCGTTAAGACAAACAGCAAATTTGACGAGAGGAACATTATTCTCTAACGATTATTCTGAATTAGGAATTTGTGTTGGAGTGACGGATCAACTGAGCGTCGGATCGATTGAACATCTGAAGTGTGAGATTCAAAACTCAGGAGTAGCCAAATTCCAGATTCTAAATTTCCACTAAAATAAGAGATAATTGAAAATGATGGACTTCCTAATCGCAAAAAGGGTTTTGCTCATGACGTTGCTCGCAAACTCCCTCGCACTAAAGGGTCTGTAACTTAGTGTCTTCACACATCAACCTATACCTAATTTTGCAATTAAATTTAACAGAATCGACCTGAGATTGCGAGAAATAAGTGAATTAAGAACCGCTAGCAGAATCAATCGAAAACATCCAGTGAACACAATAAGAAATCAGGAAGACCTAAAAATTAGATGCAGTTAATGAAACCGCGGGATTTCCACAGCAAGATTTCATCAATCCCCCATGCCCTTGGGtgtcacagagagagagagagagagagagagacagagagagagacagacagacagagagacagagagagagagagagagagacctgcgACCCTGGACGGAGCTGCAGGTGTAGTCGATGAGTTGAAGGACGGAGCCTCTACGGAGATGGCCGCCCTTGGCGAGGTCGTTGAGCTGGGAGGCGAGGACAGCGTGGTGGGAGCGGACGCCGTCAGAGATTGTAACCCTGTACCGCTCCTGATTACCGCCGAAAGCCATCATCCTGACAATGTCCAGTGCCTGCACCAGCGGTTTCAGGTCGACGTCACCGGCCATCACGGCCCCTATAGCGTTAGGGGTCAGCCTCTCCGCCAtcacctcctcctccctcttctgGTTTTGATTTTCCTGAGAAGCCACAAGGCAGATTCAGGAGACAGGGAGGCGTTCCATCACGGTTCCTCTCCGGGGTTTGTTGGGCTGTCGTGTGTTCATACTGACCAATGATACCACCGCCTGAATTTGTAGTCCGGATCGTGCAACAACTGTTTCTGAAACGTTCCACCATTATTTCTGTTCGTATATAGATCGTCAAAATATCGGATCGATAAATTCCCAAGCTTCCCAAAACAGGTCTGCTGGATCTCCAACCCTTTTATTAATCGAGTACATAATATGTACAAATGAAACaatggaatgaagagtgtgctAAACACTGCAATTAGATCTATCTCTCCTACTTTGAAAGAGGGGTGAAGACAGGGTGTAGATCAAGTGTGGACAATTGCCTATAGAGATTTCCATATTGATATTTtaaggaattttttttgtttatataatagtttcccttaaaaatttaaaattttatacatagTGCCCCTTAGCCAAAATTCTCTCACCCTGCACCCATGCCTGCAGCCTCCGCCTAGGCCAGGCCATCGAGGTCCAAGGTGGGTCTCAGCCGGGCCTAACttgattttaatgaaaaaacatttaaaatatataaatttaatatataaatatataattatattgaaaatatataaaaaaagtaataaaaaataatatatatatatatatatatattgtctgCACAACCCGACTCAGCCGGGCCCAAGAAGTTGTTGAACTGCTTCGAGGTCTTTTCTATGGCCCGGGCATAACCCAACCTGGGCTGGATACTTGAAAAGCCATCAGGCACCCAGCTTGATACCCACTCTTAGAGCAATCATATATAGTTCCTCAATAATGTCTTTTAACTCTTAGAGTAGATGTGAAGGTAGCATTACATATCAATGTCATCAACAATAGATAAAATCACCAGGCGTCCATCCATCTTAGTAGACAGGTAAGGGACTTAATAGCTGTTTGAATTACTTTTTGTTAGACCTTCGTTAAAATCACCAGTTGTGACTCTACTCACCCATTTTCTAAATAAACTTAGAAAAGTCATTGtatttatataaaagaaaaacccaGTTTTCAATATCCAGTTGAGGCAGGAAAGGGAGTTCCCTTTTCCCAATGAATAAACAATCTCTTGCGTTTCTATAACATTGGAGGAATCCATTTAGTAGAAATGCAAACTTGTACACCAAGTTTCTGCTTatatgtgaaatttttttattgttaaagatGGGTAATTTGAAAATAATGAACTCAcctatattttaaaatatgagacaaaagaattaaaagatGAGATTCAACATATTGATACGAGGTGCCATTTCTGACACCTTTACCACAGGCGACTGAACCAAGGGTTGGGTTTTATGTCATACTATTGTTAGGTATTAGTATATAAACCTAATAACTTTTATATCAATGCATGATTGACTTAcgtttaatttgaaaaaatatgatgcATTGACTAAGATTTGGAAAAGGCAGAGTTGAAAGGCCTTCACTGGACCATCAATCAATTAGAAATACACAAAGTATTTCTAGAGAACCCTTTCATCATTTGAGTCCATGCATACATGCAACCTAGGTTCACATGatgtatatttttaaaaggaatACATGAAGAATAAGTTTAAAAATCAGCTTTTAAAGCTGGTTTgaccaaattttgaaataacTTGAGATTTTTAAAGTTAGAGTTGGAAGACATTGGGAACTAGGTTTAAGATAGTTCTAAATTGATTTGTCCTGAATTTTGAAACGAGATGAGGTTTTAAATTATAATTGGGGAGCATTGAAAACTAGACTTAATTGATACAAATTAAAGACTTAATTGTTTGTAAAGAATTGAACAAAATTTAACCAAAGCATAAATAGAAAGGACAAGTCAAAACATATGAGAATTTAAATctatacaagaaagaaaatcaagaaatttcaattgaaACTATGTTAATTTGGTTAAGATTCAAATTTTCAGGATTTAATTGAATCTTGTAGAAAATCACCATCTTAGAAAGTAGTCCAAGAATTGAACAAGCCTGAAGGCCAGTGATTTCGAAGTTAGGGCTAGGCTAAAATTGTAAAAGTGAGATATGGAAGAAAGATTATCAGATTCGGGATAGAAGTAATAAATCACAACCCACTTGACTGATGTTGTTATCAAGTTTGTTGACACCTCATGAATAATTAACCAAGCTTTCTGGTTCACTTCCACAGCTCTAGGGATGGGGGAAGCCTCTTCACTACTTCAGCATCCCCCGACATGATTTTCATCTACAATTTTGACACACAATTGTGATCATGGTCAAGAACCAAAACAACATGTCTAGCCTCACCATTACCTTCCTGTTGACTGTTGACGAGATCTAGCATGCGACCCAATACCGGGAAGTCATGCTCATTGTCAATGTCCATCATTAAAACCCAAGTTCGCCTCTCATTTCTAttttaccaaaaagaaaaaattttcaatcaaagTTGCCCAATTAGCTTTGCATTGAGATAGATCTGCTATATTTTGACTAAAGCCAAGCTTGGCATATACATGTTCATCATAAGTCCACAATTCAAATTGGACCAATGTGTGATATTAAGTCTTAGACTTCAACCCAAATATCTCCATAAGCTTCATTTATTtaggcatttttttttgtaaataatatGTTGCTAAAGTTTTTTGTGTTGAAATAATAAGTAATTTATATTAttactaaaatttttaaatttttacattGACATTTAAAGGGTCCATAATCTTAATGACAGCAATGAAAGTGACCTTGCAATGTACACAATCAACATTGGGTTGTATACACCGATGAGTGTGCAAAGGGCTTCTTGGTTGAGTTGCACAATTTGGTTAAGAGAGTTTTGGTGTATGTGGTCATGGTATCCTATGttgtatttcttgttctttcaaaaAAGTTGTTAAAGCTTGAAACTCACCTCCCCAATGAGAGTGCAAGTATTTCATTCTCTTCCCTTTACATTTTCAACATGTCCTTTGAATGTGGAGAAGATATGCAACACAtatgatttatttttcatgtgacGTAATCAGATGTATTTAGAAAAACctatcaataaaaataacataatactTGAATTGATTGACACTTTGAACAAGGGCAAGGCTCGACACATCTGAAAGATAACTTCTAACATTTTCTTATAAGAGCCAATTTTATTTTGCAAAGGTAGTAATATCAGTTACCTTTTTGACATGCCTCACACACATGCTGACTAAAATGCATATCGTAAGGTAAATTGATTGAACTTAGCATGGACTCAATGATTTTCAAAAGAGAGTGCCCAAGTCACTAATACCATCTGAGATTTGAGCTAAGCTCCACGTTATTGCTTCTTTATTCTTCTGTTGCAGTTGGATATGATATATTTCACCTTTACTTGGTCTATGTTGCAGGACCTTCCCTACATCTTGTTTCTTAAGATAACAAGCATTTAGAGTAAAGTCAATTGTCGCATCATTGTCTTTAACAAATTTATGAACAGAAGATAAATTCTTGGCTAGCACATGTAGTATACTATTgagttcaaaattatttgaaatggaagaagattCAATGTGTTTTATGATCATCATATgtcatcacctttttttttcagtccATCATTGCCATGATGGTTTGAGTATAGTGGCATACATTTGACGAGGTTGGTGATTATGATGATTGGTGCCTAAATTAGGATGCTATGTTCTTCACAATCAGCTGAATCTCTAGAAGTAGTTGCATATGCTTGGGCTTTAGCATTTTGTTTTTACTTGAAAAGAGTAGTAAAATGATAACATCATTCATCATGTGACCCACCTTTTAACatatttcacataattttgatgTTTGCCTTGTTGTACACAGATTTGTACATATTTTGCTAACCAACTTATACTTACTTGCATGGTGCTAATAATACCCCATACTGTTAGACGATCTTACAGTAGAATTGACGTTTACACAAATGGTGTCACTCTATTCACTAGAATATTCAAAATGTGCTTTTTCAATCAGAAGCAAGCAACAGATAAGAGGGATAGGATCCAAATGCATTGCTATTGATGTTTGAAATGCCAAATTTTATGTTGAAAGCCCTTCAAGATTAACATATCTTTGATTCAACATCTGGCTTGGATGCTATTGCAAGCTAATGAAAGTGTTTTGGCTAATTGCACATATTCATCTATGTTTTTTTGTCCTTTATGCAGAAGTTAAAACTATGCTTTTAGCTGCATTACTCTTGATCTAGATTATGCACATATGACTATTTAAGACTTTCCTAAATGACATATGCCAGCTTCAAGCTAATGATGTAGCTACGAAGACTCCCTGAATGAGGATAATAACCAGCTCACAAGAAGGCCTTCTTAAGCCACTCTTTGTATTCAGATTCACTTCATTGAATTTTTGCTTTTTAAGGAGCAGGACTACTTCCATCAGCTAAGCCCATCTGATTGTATTTGATCAGAATGGGCATAAATTTTCACTCCCATAGCAAGTGCCTTTCCACATTAAGTTTTATTGATAGAAAATGTTGATCTATATTAGAAAATTGCAGGAGGGTTTGATAGGCATGCCTATCCTAATGATGCAATCAAACATGTTCTCATGGTGGCTCTTAtaccaaataagaaaattgatCAATTACATATCcaagaatgcaaaggtttaACAAAACGCCTATGTCCTCAGTGATGAATTCTCACTTAGTATATGATATTTCCTCtcatgattttctcaatatATGGAGGCCTTGTTTAACAAACCATTTTGACTATTACAATGACATTTGCAATGAGAATATTATAGCTCAAtgaggtagtgtttgatggcctgaaaatttagaattggaaatatatttctagaaatatattttctgaaaaaatagaatgagaaaaatctttctgattcccattttgatgtgtgtgtgatgacttagaaataaatttccagaaatttatttcttagtttgatgaaaaagaaatatattttcagatttctagaaaattattttttagtttgataataaggaaacatatttccagaacATATAATTGTAATGAAGAGCTCATACGATCTTCCATTTCCTTGTCAGTTACCACAGCAACTTTACAGTTCATGTTATGATCTCCTCGATAAATTAAAAAAGTGCAGAAGCAAACAAAAAGTCAGATATCCTCCATCCATATAAATACAACAACTCTAACAGCTGATCAActcaaaatgaaaatacatactCAGTGTCTAATGGTTTATATGCATCTCCATGTTATGTCCACATACAGATTTCTACAGAAACATTGACAACAGAAAATTCCAATGATATTAGCAAAAACATAAGAATTAGCTGCTAGATTTTGCAAAtagtaaataaataatattcaagtgaatggaagaaagcaattgacttCTTCTTATCAATGTCTGCAATTCCCACATACTCTGACATTAAGTATAGGTGTAGTTTCAAATACAGGGTCAGCTTAAGTGAAAATAAACTACCACGGTTTTTACAGTATCTAATAATTAAACTTGAATAGCGTTCAAAAATAAAGGGCACAATAAGAAAGCTATAAATGAAAATGACAGCAGCATATGTTAACATGAGGATTTCATAAACAAGTTCATCTTTTAAATTTAGGCCAATGAAAATCTGAATAGTGTTACTCAAGGTCAACGATGTGAAAATTGATGCCATGGTATGTCATGAAATCTGAATCTACTGGATCATTTGTAGATGTTGAATCAGTTGTACTAGCTTTTATTGGCAATATCAACTTCAAATTCcatcagaaaagaaaactaaGCAAAGGATTCTGCTATTATCTAAAACTAAGGCTGGAAGAGGCAGATCCAACAATGAGAGTTTTGATGGAAACTGTCTGGCTTTAGCTTAAAAGGAGTTTGATCTCCTTTTCTTGTGAATGCCTTTTTTATTGCACACATGTAGGTGGAGGAAGGACTTACTACATGCAGTTAACGTTGCTATAAGTGTGAGGTTGATCTTTATGTCATAAATATTCTTGGGTTGTAAGGGTGAAGTCCAGAATAGCAAACTATTCATTCTTGCAATGGATTTGGATTATGTAGATTTGCTGTAAATAGCTCGATATATCCGTGCAATTTTGGTGTTTATGTGGTCAATTCCATTCACTAATCTGGGATGCAAAGAGGAAAGTGACTGCCACTTGCAATATAACCTAAGGAAGGTTTTAGAACCCAGTTTAGGACTCAAGTCAAAAGAAACTGACTTGTGACTTTCTGGGTCAACTTAGTCACTGGCCCTGGTTTTGGTGACTTTACTTTTGCATGAAGTATAGTGTTTCCAATTCATTATAAGACTGATATATTACACATAATGTGTATAATAATGTATATGGATATATAAGATACAAATTTTAGTAATATATTTACTACAGTTATgcagagagtgtgtgtgtatatatatacatatatatttatatatattacaatgaaaatttgatataaCATGTAGTTTGGTGTCATTTACAAGTATATTTGTATAATATATGCCCTTAGATTATATCCGTGAATGATTCAGTTAAACCCACCTCCAACTCTTCCAAAAGTCGGGTGGCTCAGCCAAGTCTTGATACTTCCtggtttttccattttttgataAGGTTGATCACCAAGTCAAGTTGGCTGACTCGGATGGGTTTTTGAACGTCAATCGTAACAAGCTTTCATGGGCTTTGAAAAA encodes the following:
- the LOC116263244 gene encoding replication protein A 70 kDa DNA-binding subunit A, which codes for MAERLTPNAIGAVMAGDVDLKPLVQALDIVRMMAFGGNQERYRVTISDGVRSHHAVLASQLNDLAKGGHLRRGSVLQLIDYTCSSVQGRRFIMVLNMEIISVSCEVIGHPKPFADSKASTSAEAGTGINNKQTSDVACMPSLENSADAVKLKSPTSNLCSKPGVQPSYRPPPAYTNRGPIMKNEAPARIIPVAALNPYQGRWAIKARVTAKGDIRRYNNARGDGKVFSFDLLDADGGEIRATCFNSIVDRFYELIEVGRVYALSKGSIKPAQRNFNHLNNDWEIFLDSTSKVDRCPDEDVSIPQQNFSFRPINEIENMENASVVDVIGVLVSVGQCVTILRKNGMETLRRILTLKDMSGRSVELTLWGNFCNKEGREMQDLYDSGLHPVLAVKAGRVNDFSGKTIGTISTTQLFIDPDIPESQKLKDWFEREGKNGASQSISRDVMPLYQNEIRKNVSQIKDEGLGRMGKPDWVTIKAALSYIKVDTFCYTACPLMAGDRQCNRKVTKTTVGGWHCERCNQDFLECDYRYILQAQVQDHTGVTWVTAFQESGEQILGCSAKELYLLKYEKEDDTRFGEIIKNALFRQYLFKLKIKEEIYGDEQQTKATVVKSEKLNFSAETKHLLSLLQKNE